One Glaciihabitans arcticus DNA window includes the following coding sequences:
- a CDS encoding M23 family metallopeptidase, with protein sequence MAVSQRLLAMGALTVAAFMATIATLPASAEIVAEQTVVVPTQSFRADEIPQEKMTAAAPAAAALREDLSVSAYSVVNYPLPAGTTISSGFGYRIPPCSGCSSYHKGVDLLGGAGNGIHAIADGTVTEVSTGSGGLGVYVVIDHVIDGEHVSSLYGHMAYGSLSLSVGDKVVGKQVVGQVGSTGQSTGPHLYFEIRLGGTRAINPMPWLAAHVNA encoded by the coding sequence ATGGCCGTCAGCCAGCGCTTGCTCGCGATGGGCGCTTTGACCGTCGCCGCATTCATGGCGACCATCGCTACACTGCCCGCCTCGGCCGAGATCGTTGCCGAGCAGACGGTCGTGGTGCCGACCCAGTCGTTCAGGGCTGACGAGATTCCGCAGGAGAAGATGACGGCTGCCGCCCCGGCTGCAGCAGCCCTGCGTGAAGACCTGTCGGTCAGCGCCTACTCGGTGGTGAACTACCCGCTGCCCGCCGGCACAACGATCAGCAGCGGCTTCGGCTACCGGATTCCGCCGTGCTCCGGCTGCTCGAGCTACCACAAGGGCGTCGACCTCCTTGGCGGTGCGGGCAACGGCATCCACGCGATCGCCGATGGCACGGTCACCGAGGTCAGCACCGGGTCGGGCGGACTCGGGGTCTACGTCGTCATCGACCACGTGATCGACGGCGAGCACGTGAGCAGCCTCTACGGCCACATGGCCTACGGATCGCTCAGCCTCTCCGTCGGTGACAAGGTCGTCGGCAAGCAGGTCGTCGGCCAGGTGGGCAGCACCGGCCAAAGCACCGGTCCGCACCTCTACTTCGAGATCCGACTCGGCGGTACACGCGCCATCAATCCGATGCCGTGGCTCGCCGCGCACGTCAACGCCTGA
- the treY gene encoding malto-oligosyltrehalose synthase, with translation MSMARVPASTYRLQLTADFPLQAASELVDYLTGLGIDWVYLSPVLQATKGSTHGYDVVDHSTIDVERGGAEGLELLSKAAHDAGHGVLIDVVPNHVGVSDPSQNAWWWDVLKHGRDSRYAEAFDIDWDFAPRLRIPVLGDDETLEVVGDELHYFDNHYPIAPGTADDGADAATVHSRQHYELVHWRRADAELSYRRFFAVNTLAAIRVEVPWVFDESHEQIVRWVREGIADGLRIDHPDGLQDPGGYLDTLAAATGDTYVLVEKILEGEEQLPAFWPVAGTTGYDALADVDRILVDRAGRSALDAIDNELRGRAQPLEWATLIRRTKRAIADGILHSEVLRIERDIARNHKTTEHTADALAELLACFPVYRSYLPSGLEHLHEAADLACRARPELTATIESLIPVLSDPAEPAAIRFQQTSGMVMAKGVEDTAFYRYTRLTSLTEVGADPSEFSIGVEEFHRRQLDRQARFPASMTTLSTHDTKRGEDTRARITVLSELPEEWSTTLGQLRERAPLGDGPLENLLWESIVGAWPASADRLHDYATKASREAGMSTNWTEPNEEFETRMHALIDSAFDGDLVNEFVSRVAPYGWSNSLSAKLIQLTAPGVPDVYQGSELWETSLVDPDNRRAVDYDIRRLYLEAIDAGAHPPIDETGAAKLLVTSRALRLRRDRPELFTRYAPLEALGTAARHAVVFDRGGAVTVATRLPVGLEKSGGWGDTIITVPGRPHIDVLTGIEYEGGGIPLATLLARYPVALLAPMDHEESAS, from the coding sequence ATGAGCATGGCGAGGGTTCCGGCATCCACCTATCGCCTGCAGCTGACCGCCGACTTCCCGCTGCAGGCCGCGAGCGAGCTCGTCGACTACCTGACCGGGCTCGGAATCGACTGGGTCTATCTCTCCCCCGTGCTGCAGGCGACGAAGGGATCGACGCACGGCTACGACGTCGTCGACCACTCGACCATCGATGTGGAGCGCGGTGGCGCCGAGGGGCTCGAGCTGCTGTCGAAGGCCGCGCACGATGCGGGGCACGGTGTGCTCATCGACGTGGTTCCGAACCACGTGGGCGTCTCCGACCCGAGCCAGAACGCCTGGTGGTGGGATGTGCTGAAGCACGGCCGGGATTCCCGCTACGCCGAGGCCTTCGACATCGACTGGGACTTCGCACCCCGTCTGCGTATACCGGTGCTCGGTGACGACGAGACGCTGGAGGTCGTCGGCGACGAACTGCACTACTTCGACAACCACTACCCGATCGCGCCGGGCACCGCCGACGACGGTGCGGATGCCGCCACCGTGCACTCGCGCCAGCACTACGAGCTCGTGCACTGGCGTCGCGCCGACGCGGAACTCAGCTATCGACGGTTCTTCGCGGTCAACACTCTCGCCGCCATCCGCGTCGAGGTGCCGTGGGTCTTCGACGAGTCACACGAGCAGATCGTGCGCTGGGTGCGCGAGGGCATCGCGGACGGCCTCCGGATCGACCATCCCGACGGCCTGCAGGACCCGGGTGGCTATCTCGACACCCTCGCCGCGGCGACGGGCGACACCTACGTGCTGGTCGAGAAGATCCTCGAGGGTGAGGAGCAGCTGCCCGCCTTCTGGCCGGTCGCCGGCACCACCGGCTACGACGCCCTGGCCGACGTCGACCGTATCCTCGTCGATCGCGCGGGGCGCTCCGCCCTCGACGCGATCGACAACGAGCTGCGCGGCCGCGCCCAGCCGCTCGAGTGGGCGACGCTGATCCGTCGCACCAAGCGCGCGATCGCGGACGGCATCCTGCACTCGGAGGTGCTGCGCATCGAGCGCGACATCGCGCGCAATCACAAGACCACCGAGCACACCGCCGACGCCCTCGCCGAGCTGCTCGCCTGCTTCCCGGTCTACCGGAGCTATCTGCCCTCGGGCCTCGAGCATCTGCACGAGGCCGCCGACCTCGCCTGCCGCGCGCGCCCCGAGCTCACCGCGACGATCGAGTCGCTCATCCCTGTGCTCTCCGACCCCGCCGAGCCGGCCGCGATCCGCTTCCAGCAGACCTCGGGCATGGTGATGGCCAAGGGCGTCGAGGACACCGCGTTCTACCGCTATACGCGCCTGACCTCCCTGACCGAGGTGGGTGCCGACCCGAGCGAGTTCTCGATCGGCGTCGAGGAGTTCCACCGCCGCCAGCTCGATCGACAGGCGCGTTTTCCTGCGTCGATGACCACGCTCTCGACCCACGACACAAAGCGCGGCGAGGATACCCGGGCACGCATCACCGTGCTGTCCGAACTCCCGGAGGAGTGGTCGACGACACTCGGCCAGCTGCGCGAGCGTGCCCCGCTCGGCGACGGCCCGCTCGAGAACCTGCTCTGGGAGTCGATCGTCGGCGCGTGGCCCGCCTCCGCCGACCGCCTGCACGACTACGCGACGAAGGCCAGCCGCGAGGCGGGCATGTCCACTAACTGGACCGAGCCGAACGAAGAGTTCGAAACGAGGATGCACGCGCTCATCGACAGCGCGTTCGACGGCGACCTCGTGAACGAGTTCGTGTCCCGTGTCGCCCCGTACGGCTGGTCGAACTCGCTCTCGGCGAAGCTCATCCAACTCACCGCCCCGGGAGTCCCCGACGTGTACCAGGGCAGCGAGCTCTGGGAGACGAGCCTCGTCGACCCCGACAACCGCCGTGCTGTGGATTACGACATCCGCCGCCTGTACCTCGAGGCCATCGACGCGGGCGCGCACCCGCCCATCGATGAAACGGGGGCGGCGAAGCTGCTCGTCACGAGCCGCGCGCTACGTCTGCGCCGGGACCGGCCGGAGCTGTTCACCCGATACGCACCGCTCGAAGCGCTCGGCACCGCCGCGCGTCACGCGGTCGTGTTCGATCGCGGCGGCGCCGTGACCGTCGCCACCCGCCTTCCGGTCGGGCTGGAGAAGTCCGGCGGCTGGGGCGACACGATCATCACCGTGCCCGGGCGCCCGCACATCGACGTTCTGACCGGCATCGAGTACGAAGGCGGCGGTATTCCGCTCGCCACCCTGCTTGCCCGGTATCCCGTCGCATTGCTTGCACCGATGGACCACGAGGAGTCGGCATCATGA
- a CDS encoding DUF3097 domain-containing protein codes for MTSPEDRYSGDVLAGFTHRHVPTVHPTVPAERGLVVELAESGFVGAVVRLASGLVELEDRHGKIRTFPLGGGYLVDGAPVRLVAPVAVASTAPRRTASGSLAVRDVAARVALPSRIFVEGRHDAELVEKVWGDDLRIEGVVVEYLEGVDDLEQLVRDFGPGPGRRLGVLVDHLVPGSKETRIADAVARGPFGAHVLVVGHPYIDVWQAVKPGRLGLRDWPVIPRGIEWKHGICEALGWPHEEQADIARAWQHILSRVGSFADLEPALLGRVEQLIDFVTAPAE; via the coding sequence ATGACGTCACCCGAGGATCGCTATTCCGGGGACGTGCTCGCCGGCTTCACCCATCGGCACGTTCCCACCGTGCATCCCACCGTGCCCGCCGAGCGCGGCCTGGTCGTGGAGCTTGCCGAGAGCGGCTTCGTCGGCGCCGTCGTGCGCCTCGCCTCCGGGCTTGTCGAGCTCGAGGACCGCCACGGCAAGATCCGCACTTTCCCGCTCGGTGGAGGCTACCTCGTCGACGGCGCACCGGTGCGCCTCGTCGCGCCCGTGGCTGTCGCATCCACGGCTCCGCGTCGTACCGCCTCCGGTTCGCTCGCTGTTCGGGATGTCGCGGCACGCGTCGCCCTGCCCTCTCGCATCTTCGTGGAGGGCCGCCACGACGCCGAGCTCGTCGAGAAGGTCTGGGGTGACGACCTTCGCATCGAGGGCGTCGTCGTCGAATACCTCGAGGGCGTGGACGACCTCGAGCAGCTCGTCCGCGACTTCGGGCCCGGACCCGGGCGACGCCTCGGAGTGCTCGTCGACCATCTGGTGCCCGGCTCGAAGGAGACCCGCATTGCCGACGCTGTCGCGCGCGGCCCGTTCGGTGCGCACGTGCTCGTGGTGGGGCATCCCTATATCGACGTCTGGCAGGCCGTGAAGCCCGGGCGGCTCGGGCTGCGGGACTGGCCGGTGATCCCGCGCGGCATCGAGTGGAAGCACGGGATCTGTGAGGCGCTCGGCTGGCCGCACGAGGAGCAGGCGGACATCGCACGCGCCTGGCAGCACATCCTGAGCCGGGTCGGGTCGTTCGCGGACCTCGAGCCCGCGCTCCTCGGTCGAGTGGAACAACTCATCGACTTCGTGACAGCGCCCGCGGAATAG
- the glgX gene encoding glycogen debranching protein GlgX → MENTEHGNVWPGSAYPLGATYDGNGTNFALFSEAAERVELCLFDDHGTETRLELTEVDAFVWHGFLPQVQPGQRYGYRVHGPYDPSNGERANPNKLLLDPYAKATTGHIEWHPSLFSYDFNDPTQRNDEDSAPHAMLGVVINPFFDWAGDRHPRTAYPDTFVYEAHVKGLTELNPAIPEDLRGTYGGIAHPATIEHLQKLGVTALELMPVHQFVHDDTLEQKGLSNYWGYNTIGFFAPHNDYAGNGDLGQQVQEFKAMVRELHTAGIEVILDVVYNHTAEGNHLGPTLSMRGIDNKAYYRLVDDDQQHYMDYTGTGNSLNAGNPHSLQLIMDSLRYWVTEMHVDGFRFDLASTLAREFYDVDKLSTFFELVQQDPVVSQVKLIAEPWDVGPGGYQVGNFPPQWTEWNGKYRDTVRDFWRGEPSTLGEFAARVTGSADLYEHSGRRPVASINFVTAHDGFTLRDLVSYNEKHNDANGENNNDGESHNRSYNLGVEGPTDDPAILELRSRQQRNIIATLLLSQGVPMLLHGDELGRTQQGNNNVYAQDSELSWVHWDDADLSLVEFVAAVARLRKEHPTFRRSRFFDGRPVRRGEGEPLSDIVWLSPEGDAMVPEDWDTPLGRAVGMFLNGQGIRGKDARGERISDRNFIVFFNANDEPVDFVLPSEEFSPSWEVVVDTAGIAVSVEPRHAESTLHILPRSTVVLRAWVEPAPDLDTAVAASLQVLTNSNAANSLSAKTEAE, encoded by the coding sequence ATGGAGAATACGGAACACGGAAACGTCTGGCCCGGATCGGCCTACCCGCTCGGAGCAACATACGACGGCAACGGCACCAACTTCGCACTGTTTAGTGAGGCGGCCGAGCGCGTCGAGCTCTGCCTGTTCGACGATCACGGCACCGAGACGCGTCTCGAACTCACCGAGGTGGACGCCTTCGTTTGGCACGGCTTCCTGCCGCAGGTGCAGCCCGGGCAGCGCTACGGCTACCGCGTTCACGGACCCTACGATCCCTCGAACGGTGAGCGGGCCAACCCCAACAAGCTGCTGCTCGACCCCTACGCCAAGGCAACGACCGGCCACATCGAGTGGCACCCGTCGCTGTTCTCCTACGACTTCAACGACCCGACCCAGCGCAACGACGAGGACAGCGCGCCGCACGCCATGCTCGGGGTCGTCATCAATCCGTTCTTCGACTGGGCCGGGGATCGTCATCCTCGCACCGCGTACCCCGACACGTTCGTCTACGAGGCACACGTCAAGGGGCTCACCGAGCTGAACCCGGCGATCCCCGAAGACCTGCGCGGCACCTACGGCGGCATCGCCCACCCCGCCACCATCGAGCATCTGCAGAAGCTCGGCGTGACCGCCCTCGAGCTCATGCCCGTGCACCAGTTCGTGCACGACGACACGCTCGAGCAGAAGGGCCTCAGCAACTATTGGGGCTACAACACGATCGGCTTCTTCGCCCCGCACAACGACTACGCCGGCAACGGTGACCTCGGCCAGCAGGTGCAGGAGTTCAAAGCCATGGTGCGCGAGCTGCACACCGCCGGCATCGAGGTCATCCTCGACGTGGTCTACAACCACACGGCCGAGGGCAACCACCTCGGCCCGACCCTCTCCATGCGCGGCATCGACAACAAGGCCTACTACCGTCTCGTCGATGACGACCAGCAGCACTACATGGACTACACCGGCACCGGCAACTCGCTGAACGCCGGCAACCCGCACTCGCTGCAGCTCATCATGGACTCGCTGCGCTACTGGGTGACCGAGATGCACGTCGACGGTTTCCGCTTCGACCTGGCGTCGACCCTCGCCCGCGAGTTCTACGACGTCGACAAGCTCTCCACCTTCTTCGAGCTCGTGCAGCAGGACCCGGTGGTCTCGCAGGTCAAGCTCATCGCCGAGCCCTGGGACGTCGGGCCTGGCGGCTACCAGGTCGGCAACTTCCCGCCACAGTGGACGGAGTGGAACGGCAAGTACCGCGACACCGTGCGCGACTTCTGGCGCGGCGAGCCCTCCACCCTCGGCGAGTTCGCCGCCCGGGTGACCGGATCCGCCGACCTGTACGAGCACTCGGGAAGACGACCCGTCGCATCCATCAACTTCGTGACGGCTCATGACGGCTTCACGCTGCGCGATCTCGTGTCGTACAACGAGAAGCACAACGACGCGAACGGTGAAAACAACAACGACGGCGAATCACATAACCGTTCGTACAACCTGGGTGTTGAAGGGCCGACGGATGACCCGGCCATCCTCGAGCTCCGCTCCCGCCAGCAGCGCAACATCATCGCTACCCTGCTCCTGTCGCAGGGCGTGCCGATGCTGCTGCACGGCGACGAACTCGGACGCACGCAACAGGGCAACAACAACGTCTACGCGCAGGACTCCGAGCTGAGCTGGGTGCACTGGGACGACGCCGACCTCTCCCTCGTCGAGTTCGTGGCCGCTGTGGCGCGACTGCGCAAGGAGCATCCGACCTTCCGTCGCAGCCGCTTCTTCGACGGGCGCCCCGTGCGTCGTGGCGAGGGCGAGCCGCTCTCCGACATCGTGTGGCTGAGCCCCGAGGGCGACGCCATGGTGCCCGAGGACTGGGACACCCCGCTCGGACGTGCCGTCGGGATGTTCCTCAACGGCCAGGGCATCCGAGGAAAGGACGCCCGCGGCGAGCGCATCAGCGACCGCAACTTCATCGTCTTCTTCAACGCGAACGACGAGCCGGTCGACTTCGTGCTGCCCTCCGAAGAGTTCTCGCCGTCGTGGGAGGTCGTGGTCGACACTGCGGGGATTGCCGTGTCGGTGGAGCCTCGGCACGCCGAGAGCACCCTCCACATCCTGCCGCGATCGACGGTGGTGCTGCGCGCCTGGGTCGAGCCCGCGCCGGATCTCGACACCGCCGTCGCTGCGTCGCTGCAGGTGCTGACCAACTCGAACGCCGCCAACTCGCTGTCGGCCAAGACGGAAGCGGAATGA
- a CDS encoding PaaI family thioesterase: MTDDATRSRTITWQDPMIGASRAKEMAGLDYLQAMIDGDVPPPPIITLMNMTLESVGTGTATFSCLPNESHYNPIGSVHGGFLCTVLDSAAGCAVHTTLPAGVGYTSLEIKVSYLRAVSTTTGTLTVVGRVTKPGSRVAFAEAVVTDGEGRIVATATSTLLVFPVQRN; the protein is encoded by the coding sequence ATGACCGACGACGCAACCCGCAGCCGCACCATCACCTGGCAGGACCCGATGATCGGGGCATCGCGCGCGAAAGAGATGGCGGGCCTCGATTACCTGCAGGCCATGATCGATGGGGATGTCCCGCCGCCACCGATCATCACGTTGATGAACATGACGCTCGAGAGCGTCGGTACGGGAACGGCCACCTTCAGCTGCCTGCCGAACGAATCGCACTACAACCCGATCGGATCCGTGCACGGCGGCTTTCTCTGCACCGTGCTCGATTCCGCTGCGGGATGTGCCGTGCACACAACCCTGCCCGCCGGGGTCGGCTACACGTCCCTCGAGATCAAAGTCAGTTACCTGCGAGCGGTGAGCACCACGACCGGCACGCTGACGGTCGTCGGCCGGGTCACAAAGCCCGGATCACGCGTCGCCTTCGCCGAAGCAGTCGTCACCGATGGTGAGGGCAGGATCGTGGCGACGGCGACGAGCACACTGCTCGTGTTCCCGGTGCAGAGAAACTAG
- a CDS encoding ATP-dependent DNA ligase has protein sequence MGKILYADSDIEIIFDDRAMAHLQVVIGAKLRRGEGFFFSWKDDVSVGDGRSAIWVDKGIPLYFRFSGSRPISMNRDWLELLTQSANSTQGLVFMPEPEGDTNRPKSQV, from the coding sequence ATGGGCAAGATCCTGTACGCAGACTCAGACATCGAGATCATCTTCGATGACCGTGCCATGGCGCACCTGCAGGTGGTGATCGGCGCAAAACTCCGTCGCGGCGAGGGATTCTTCTTCTCCTGGAAAGACGACGTCAGCGTCGGCGACGGCCGAAGCGCGATCTGGGTCGACAAGGGCATCCCGCTCTACTTCCGGTTCTCCGGCAGCCGTCCGATCTCGATGAACCGAGACTGGCTCGAGTTGCTCACCCAGTCGGCCAACAGCACGCAGGGGCTCGTTTTCATGCCAGAGCCCGAGGGCGACACGAACCGCCCGAAGTCGCAGGTCTGA
- the treZ gene encoding malto-oligosyltrehalose trehalohydrolase — MIFELWAPSAEAVSVEVDGALHPLVAGDAGWWVSRDLDLEEGDHRYGFVIDDDPTALPDPRSRRQPDGVHRLSATADVPEQHVSWTGRQLAGSVIYELHIGTFTPEGTLDSAIERLDHLVDLGIDFVEVLPVNGFNGTHNWGYDGVLWYTVHEGYGGPEAYARFVDACHERGLGVVQDVVYNHLGPSGNYLPRFGPYLRTGSANTWGDSVNLDEPAVRDYIIENALMWLRDYRVDALRLDAVHALIDDSPKHLLQQLAEEVDVLSAHLGRPLSLIAESDLNDPKLILPREAGGYGLTAQWSDDYHHSVHTAVTGETTGYYEDFAELDALAKTTTEGFFHNGTLSSFRERNHGHPIPAEVPAWRLVTFAQDHDQIGNRATGDRLSPGLGFERLAIAAVLNLCSPFTPMIFMGEEWGASTPWQFFTSHPEPELGEATAKGRIAEFAKMGWDPAVVPDPQDPATFERSHLLWDEREDGDHARLLDLYRDLIALRREYPELTDPRFSTIAAEVNGDVFTLNRGRVRVQVATADTVLEPVGAVLLRTASTAISLLA; from the coding sequence ATGATCTTCGAGCTGTGGGCGCCCAGCGCCGAGGCGGTGTCCGTGGAGGTCGATGGCGCGTTGCATCCTCTCGTCGCAGGTGACGCGGGCTGGTGGGTCTCGCGCGACCTCGACCTCGAGGAGGGCGACCACCGCTACGGCTTCGTCATCGACGACGATCCGACCGCGCTGCCCGACCCACGCTCGCGCCGCCAGCCCGACGGCGTGCACCGGCTGAGTGCCACGGCGGACGTCCCCGAGCAGCACGTGAGCTGGACGGGGCGCCAACTCGCCGGCTCCGTCATCTATGAGCTGCACATCGGAACCTTCACGCCCGAGGGAACGCTCGACTCCGCAATCGAGCGCCTCGACCACCTCGTCGACCTCGGCATCGACTTCGTCGAGGTGCTGCCGGTCAACGGCTTCAACGGCACTCACAACTGGGGTTACGACGGTGTGCTCTGGTACACGGTGCACGAGGGGTACGGCGGACCGGAGGCGTACGCCCGCTTCGTCGACGCCTGCCACGAGCGCGGGCTCGGCGTTGTGCAGGACGTCGTCTACAACCACCTCGGCCCGAGCGGCAACTACCTGCCGCGTTTCGGCCCCTACCTGCGCACCGGCAGCGCCAACACCTGGGGCGACTCGGTCAACCTCGATGAGCCGGCCGTGCGCGACTACATCATTGAGAACGCGCTGATGTGGCTGCGCGACTACCGGGTTGACGCCCTGCGCCTCGACGCCGTGCACGCGCTCATCGATGACTCGCCGAAGCACCTGCTGCAGCAACTCGCCGAAGAGGTCGACGTGCTGTCAGCGCACCTCGGGCGGCCGCTATCCCTCATCGCCGAGTCCGATCTCAACGACCCGAAGCTGATCCTGCCGCGCGAGGCCGGCGGCTACGGCTTGACCGCGCAGTGGAGCGACGACTACCACCACAGCGTGCACACGGCCGTCACCGGCGAGACAACCGGTTACTACGAGGATTTCGCGGAGCTCGACGCGCTCGCCAAGACCACAACAGAGGGCTTCTTCCACAACGGAACCCTCTCGAGTTTCCGCGAGAGGAACCACGGTCACCCGATCCCCGCCGAAGTGCCGGCGTGGCGCCTCGTCACCTTCGCCCAGGACCACGACCAGATCGGCAATCGCGCAACCGGTGACCGGCTCTCGCCCGGGCTCGGCTTCGAACGCCTCGCGATCGCCGCGGTGTTGAACCTGTGCTCGCCGTTCACCCCCATGATCTTCATGGGCGAGGAGTGGGGCGCCTCAACACCGTGGCAGTTCTTCACCTCGCACCCGGAGCCCGAGCTGGGCGAGGCCACGGCGAAGGGACGCATCGCCGAGTTCGCGAAGATGGGTTGGGACCCGGCGGTCGTTCCCGACCCGCAGGACCCCGCGACCTTCGAGCGCTCGCACCTTCTGTGGGACGAGCGAGAGGATGGCGACCACGCCCGTCTGCTCGACCTCTACCGCGACCTCATCGCGCTGCGCCGGGAGTATCCCGAACTCACCGACCCGCGCTTCTCGACGATCGCGGCGGAGGTCAACGGCGACGTGTTCACCCTGAACCGTGGTCGCGTGCGGGTCCAGGTCGCCACGGCTGACACTGTGCTCGAACCCGTGGGTGCTGTCCTCCTGCGAACCGCTAGCACGGCGATCTCGCTGCTTGCTTAA
- a CDS encoding Rv2578c family radical SAM protein produces the protein MRWDGQAINSESPNALVRLSNVVRSVQTPEFAGITFHEVLAKTALNHVPGASKALPYGWNINPYRGCSHSCVYCFARATHTYLDLDAGKDFDNEIIVKVNVAEVLAKELRKPSWGRHPVALGTNTDPYQRAEGRYRLMPGIIAALAESATPLSILTKGTLLRRDLPLLVEANKRVPVDLAMSIAIMDDDLQQSIEPGTPTAKARFATVAAAREAGLDCSVFLMPILPYLTDSKAHLDEALRQAKAAGATTVLYTALHLRPGTKDWFMQWLEREHPELVEKYSYLYYGTNSYAPKDYRRWLAERMKPLIRAHGLQRGTEDPTTGGVRSAALGFATSGAIRGDSAERTPLPALIAEELPPTLAVAAMQAPTLF, from the coding sequence ATGCGATGGGACGGCCAGGCGATCAACTCGGAGTCCCCGAACGCCCTCGTGCGACTGAGCAACGTGGTGCGCAGCGTGCAGACCCCGGAGTTTGCGGGCATCACCTTCCACGAGGTTCTGGCCAAGACCGCGCTCAACCATGTGCCCGGCGCAAGCAAGGCGCTGCCCTACGGCTGGAACATCAACCCGTACCGCGGGTGCAGCCACTCCTGCGTGTACTGCTTCGCCCGGGCGACTCACACTTACCTCGACCTCGACGCGGGCAAGGACTTCGACAACGAGATCATCGTCAAGGTGAACGTCGCAGAGGTGCTCGCGAAGGAACTGCGCAAGCCGAGCTGGGGGCGTCATCCCGTCGCCCTGGGAACGAACACCGACCCCTACCAGCGCGCCGAAGGCCGGTACCGACTGATGCCGGGCATCATCGCCGCCCTCGCCGAATCAGCCACTCCCCTCTCGATCCTCACCAAGGGCACGCTCCTGCGCCGCGACCTGCCGCTGCTCGTCGAGGCGAACAAGCGCGTGCCGGTCGACCTCGCCATGTCCATTGCGATCATGGATGACGACCTGCAGCAGTCGATCGAGCCCGGAACCCCGACCGCCAAGGCGCGTTTCGCGACGGTCGCGGCCGCACGCGAGGCGGGTCTCGACTGTTCCGTGTTCCTCATGCCGATCCTCCCCTATCTCACCGACAGCAAGGCCCATCTGGATGAAGCACTCCGCCAGGCGAAGGCGGCCGGCGCCACCACCGTGCTCTACACCGCGCTGCACCTGCGGCCCGGCACGAAGGACTGGTTCATGCAGTGGCTGGAGCGCGAGCATCCCGAGCTCGTCGAGAAGTACAGCTACCTCTACTACGGCACGAACTCGTACGCGCCCAAGGATTACCGGCGTTGGCTCGCGGAGCGAATGAAGCCGCTTATCCGCGCGCACGGGTTGCAGCGCGGCACCGAAGATCCGACGACGGGCGGCGTGCGCTCGGCGGCGCTGGGGTTCGCCACAAGCGGGGCGATCCGCGGCGACAGCGCCGAGCGCACGCCACTGCCCGCCCTCATTGCCGAGGAGTTGCCGCCCACCCTCGCGGTCGCCGCGATGCAGGCTCCGACCCTGTTCTGA